A genomic stretch from Aedes albopictus strain Foshan chromosome 2, AalbF5, whole genome shotgun sequence includes:
- the LOC134286840 gene encoding uncharacterized protein K02A2.6-like, with product MFGHKIRTSLDLLCPPTIKPSDDHQGSRTFGKGDLVYTKVHSSNSWRWAPAVVLERIGNVMFNVWVEDRRMLRSHINQLRSRAGADNTPRPSTIPSKAGKHQLPLDILLQECNLHQPSHAVVTSSCL from the coding sequence ATGTTCGGGCACAAAATACGGACCAGCCTGGACTTGCTTTGTCCGCCAACAATTAAGCCGTCGGATGATCATCAGGGCTCACGGACTTTCGGGAAAGGTGATTTAGTGTACACCAAGGTGcactcaagcaattcctggagatggGCACCTGCGGTAGTATTGGAGCGGATAGGTAACGTCATGTTCAACGTGTGGGTGGAAGATAGGCGTATGCTTCGGTCGCACATCAACCAGTTGCGTAGCCGCGCAGGTGCTGACAACACACCAAGGCCCAGCACGATTCCGTCCAAGGCCGGCAAACATCAGTTGCCTTTGGACATCCTGCTTCAAGAATGCAATCTGCATCAGCCAAGTCATGCTGTGGTTACAAGTTCCTGCTTGTAG
- the LOC109402841 gene encoding uncharacterized protein LOC109402841: protein MKNHLQRISGSIIEGIKQEISERLISIKIDSASRFGRHILCINAQYELNHEVMTRTLCMIEVKESQTAKFLKIQILEVLKRFNISLDQIFSITSDNGANMIAAAKKLQEQFSTAVASDDWANEEDVIDNTEEIMDALSVELSDHFNIVRCASHTLQLHCVKFRCKYQNCDGVLKKQLDEETWQFMKEYEEAFRPMYITTKLLQAEHQAFSDFYMNWILAIRNLQSLKNNRFAAPLIQSLRNRLKMLTQNMAFKAALFLDLRFNYLNSTVLSPAEKEEVQKYLIKTWRRIQQTKRVNPMPNGAGESISTNNEESLGDEIADFLTEMFGGTLQTQGATADPEAQLTEQLKLLEIGERMPHDHNVWDHWIARKATHPQLSAVALVVLATASSQVSVERAFSGLALILSDLRTGLSEDTLEHILLIKLNESLLDRILPSLTQHALQPNT, encoded by the exons ATGAAAAATCATCTCCAACGGATTTCTGGCTCAATTATTGAAGGTATCAAGCAAGAAATATCCGAAAGACTGATATCGATCAAGATCGACTCGGCTTCAAGATTTGGAAGACATATCCTGTGCATCAATGCCCAATATGAACTCAATCACGAAGTGATGACGCGCACACTAT GTATGATTGAAGTAAAAGAAAGTCAGACAGCTAAGTTCTTGAAAATCCAAATTCTGGAAGTTCTGAAGCGATTCAACATATCGCTTGATCAGATATTCTCGATCACTTCGGATAACGGTGCCAATATGATAGCAGCAGCAAAGAAGTTGCAGGAACAATTTTCAACCGCAGTTGCTTCGGACGACTGGGCAAATGAAGAAGACGTGATTGATAACACGGAAGAAATAATGGACGCTTTGAGTGTGGAGTTAAGTGATCATTTCAACATTGTTCGTTGTGCATCTCACACTCTTCAGCTGCACTGTGTCAAATTCAGATGCAAATATCAAAATTGTGACGGAGTTCTCAAAAAGC AACTCGATGAAGAAACTTGGCAGTTTATGAAAGAATATGAAGAAGCGTTCCGTCCAATGTATATCACGACGAAACTACTACAAGCTGAACATCAAGCTTTTTCGGATTTCTATATGAATTGGATTTTGGCGATTAGAAATCTGCAAAGTTTGAAAAACAACCGATTTGCTGCCCCGCTAATTCAATCCCTCAGAAATCGTTTGAAAATGCTCACGCAGAACATGGCTTTCAAAGCAGCTCTGTTTTTAGATCTCCGCTTCAATTATTTGAACTCTACGGTGTTATCCCCAGCAGAAAAGGAAGAAGTTCAG aaatatctcatcAAAACCTGGAGAAGGATTCAACAGACAAAACGTGTAAATCCTATGCCTAACGGTGCTGGTGAATCAATTTCAACCAACAATGAGGAGAGCTTGGGAGATGAAATTGCAGACTTCCTTACTGAAATGTTCGGTGGCACCTTACAAACGCAAGGCGCAACGGCTGATCCTGAAGCGCAATTGACCGAACAACTCAAACTACTTGAAATTGGAGAACGGATGCCACATGACCATAATGTTTGGGATCACTGGATTGCGCGCAAAGCAACACATCCACAATTATCTGCGGTTGCATTGGTTGTTTTGGCTACTGCATCATCTCAAGTGTCCGTCGAAAGAGCGTTCAGTGGATTGGCTTTAATTTTGTCAGACCTGAGGACTGGTTTGTCGGAGGATACGCTGGAACACATTTTGCTGATTAAATTGAACGAAAGCTTGCTCGACAGGATCCTTCCGTCACTTACGCAGCATGCACTACAGCCAAACACCTGA